In Pyxidicoccus trucidator, a single genomic region encodes these proteins:
- a CDS encoding DUF4326 domain-containing protein, with translation MTGKQRTLAVHVHDGCDVYVGRAFRAYAKPSPINPVPGRFGNPFKPGGVRTPGAMFRTYFAPWLGALPEEEQQRVREEALRRMGPDEDAFVSFRWYLELRARHDADYRAAVQGLRGKRLGCWCKPGPCHADVIAEWLDTQPAKGRR, from the coding sequence ATGACCGGGAAGCAGCGCACGCTGGCGGTCCACGTGCACGACGGCTGTGACGTGTACGTGGGCCGGGCCTTCCGTGCCTACGCGAAGCCGAGTCCCATCAACCCGGTGCCGGGCCGCTTCGGCAATCCGTTCAAGCCCGGAGGCGTGCGCACGCCGGGCGCGATGTTCCGCACCTACTTCGCGCCCTGGCTCGGGGCCCTGCCGGAGGAGGAGCAGCAGCGCGTCCGCGAAGAGGCCCTGCGCCGCATGGGCCCGGACGAGGACGCCTTCGTGTCCTTCCGCTGGTACCTGGAATTGCGCGCCCGGCATGACGCGGACTACCGCGCCGCCGTGCAGGGCCTGCGAGGCAAGCGCCTGGGCTGCTGGTGCAAGCCCGGCCCGTGCCACGCGGACGTCATCGCCGAGTGGCTGGACACGCAGCCAGCGAAGGGCCGGCGGTAG
- a CDS encoding serine/threonine-protein kinase: MDSLLSAQVGEFVVQERIGSGGMGVVYRAVHPLIGKQVAIKVLRAELVSQQQVERLLIEGRAVNAIHHPGIIDIFGFGSLSDGRPYIIMELLRGHSLSALIRQHGRLDVTTTVRILDEMLAALGAAHRAGVVHRDLKPGNVFMAERADGTHSVKLVDFGIAKLVQSQEGPTTLEGTILGTPEFMAPEQIRGAPSSPAADLYAVGVIAFQMLTGERPFKGEPFQVLFAHVEQTPPAPSSRSADIPPELDTLVLHLLAKDPALRPPSAEAVRQALQRVPRMTPSQRAVPGPSASAASGSEGETWTMQAELPLRPSNASRGPKWAAGALLLAALGGSAYLFWPETPTEGPPQDLTAAARLEPRAEVTPVGPPPTPEESAPEAAPPLVESKKEVPSSEGAPPSAQVRHDEPVEQPAEGAPPTAKPASHGAPPSQTPVSEAQPKSGPLVQPPLETSGKTPEPTKTPLQGPTKDAVQKPKAPAKSRQLPTREQQLQQLAHLTEVFQNLEQGIQSKLGVRSELNRLNKFAPTVSSSDDRTLLQNDLDGLQEKLNPFINAKPSTTSPGVDEKLEREKLERERLERERLERERLEREGLEREKLFKPFQLEQLKQLDIDAQKLRAKAGSSPVDAKAMEELKALRERAEKMKTPEERTSVKSARKAWELKYLGAVQDPAN; the protein is encoded by the coding sequence ATGGACTCGCTGCTATCGGCACAAGTCGGCGAGTTCGTTGTCCAGGAGCGCATCGGCTCGGGAGGCATGGGCGTCGTCTACCGCGCTGTCCATCCACTCATCGGCAAGCAGGTCGCCATCAAGGTGCTGCGGGCAGAGCTCGTCTCTCAGCAGCAGGTAGAGCGACTGCTGATCGAGGGACGTGCGGTCAACGCCATTCATCACCCGGGCATCATCGACATCTTCGGGTTCGGCAGCCTGTCGGACGGACGGCCCTACATCATCATGGAGCTGCTGCGGGGACACTCCCTGTCGGCACTCATCCGCCAGCACGGGCGCCTCGACGTCACCACCACGGTCCGGATACTGGATGAGATGCTCGCGGCGCTCGGAGCTGCTCACCGGGCAGGCGTCGTCCATCGCGACCTGAAGCCCGGCAACGTGTTCATGGCCGAGCGCGCAGACGGGACGCACTCCGTCAAGCTGGTCGACTTCGGCATCGCCAAGCTGGTGCAGTCCCAGGAAGGGCCCACCACGCTGGAGGGCACCATCCTCGGGACACCGGAGTTCATGGCCCCCGAGCAGATTCGCGGTGCCCCCAGCAGTCCCGCAGCGGACCTCTACGCGGTGGGTGTCATCGCGTTCCAGATGCTGACCGGAGAGCGCCCCTTCAAGGGGGAACCGTTCCAGGTGCTGTTCGCCCATGTCGAGCAGACGCCTCCTGCGCCGTCGTCGCGGAGTGCGGACATTCCTCCGGAGCTCGACACCCTGGTGCTCCATCTCCTGGCAAAGGACCCCGCCCTGCGCCCTCCCTCCGCGGAGGCCGTACGTCAGGCGCTGCAGCGCGTGCCGCGGATGACGCCGTCTCAGCGTGCTGTACCCGGGCCTTCTGCTTCAGCCGCGTCCGGGTCAGAAGGAGAGACCTGGACGATGCAGGCCGAGCTGCCTCTCCGTCCTTCCAACGCGAGCCGCGGACCGAAATGGGCTGCCGGGGCGTTGCTGCTCGCGGCGTTGGGCGGGAGCGCGTATCTCTTCTGGCCGGAGACGCCCACCGAAGGTCCGCCTCAAGATCTCACGGCAGCGGCACGGTTGGAACCCAGGGCGGAGGTCACTCCCGTGGGACCGCCGCCCACGCCGGAAGAGTCCGCGCCTGAAGCAGCGCCTCCGCTCGTTGAGTCGAAGAAGGAAGTGCCTTCCTCCGAAGGAGCACCGCCCAGCGCTCAGGTGCGCCACGATGAGCCGGTGGAGCAGCCGGCCGAGGGGGCGCCTCCAACGGCGAAGCCGGCTTCCCATGGGGCTCCCCCGTCGCAGACTCCCGTATCGGAGGCTCAGCCCAAGAGCGGCCCACTGGTCCAACCGCCTCTGGAGACCTCGGGCAAAACACCTGAGCCCACGAAGACTCCGCTCCAGGGCCCTACGAAGGACGCGGTCCAGAAACCCAAGGCCCCGGCCAAGTCGCGCCAGCTTCCCACTCGGGAACAGCAACTGCAGCAGTTGGCGCATCTGACGGAGGTCTTCCAGAACCTGGAGCAGGGCATCCAATCCAAACTGGGAGTCCGTTCGGAATTAAATAGACTGAACAAGTTCGCGCCGACGGTGAGTTCCTCGGATGACCGCACGCTGTTGCAGAACGACCTTGATGGGCTGCAGGAGAAGCTGAATCCCTTCATCAACGCCAAGCCCTCTACGACGAGTCCCGGCGTCGATGAGAAGCTGGAGCGCGAGAAGCTGGAGCGCGAGAGGCTGGAGCGCGAGAGGCTGGAGCGCGAGAGGCTGGAGCGCGAGGGGCTGGAGCGCGAGAAGCTATTCAAGCCGTTTCAACTCGAGCAACTCAAGCAACTCGACATTGATGCGCAGAAGCTACGTGCAAAGGCCGGTTCCTCCCCTGTTGATGCAAAGGCGATGGAGGAACTCAAGGCTCTCCGCGAACGCGCTGAGAAGATGAAAACACCTGAAGAGCGCACCTCTGTCAAAAGTGCGCGGAAGGCCTGGGAATTGAAGTACCTGGGGGCAGTGCAAGATCCCGCGAACTAG
- a CDS encoding DUF7691 family protein produces the protein MGYGFMVWAVDTNKLRQAAGSKDEKLRRMIGGRFKRDLASLDELFEDRIANGGPNTYEALRQIIDGAVPEGARGGIYSYAFKLLVEHFGRTLNNAAVYSWSSPDFGPVNAALKQLGVPFDVEDLTGWVGEEEVKRIAAAFEGKTYTGGDTQTGEILECVRGWFRDAAAQGRGLVSYYH, from the coding sequence GTGGGTTACGGCTTCATGGTGTGGGCAGTGGACACGAACAAGCTGCGGCAGGCCGCCGGCTCGAAGGACGAGAAGCTGCGCCGGATGATTGGTGGGCGCTTCAAGCGCGACCTGGCCTCGCTGGACGAGCTGTTCGAGGACCGCATCGCGAACGGTGGGCCCAACACCTACGAGGCGTTGCGGCAAATCATCGACGGCGCGGTGCCGGAGGGTGCGCGTGGCGGCATCTACTCCTATGCCTTCAAACTTCTTGTGGAGCACTTCGGACGGACGCTCAACAACGCCGCCGTGTACTCGTGGAGCTCACCCGACTTCGGCCCGGTGAATGCCGCGCTGAAGCAGCTGGGCGTGCCGTTCGACGTCGAGGACCTCACCGGCTGGGTAGGCGAGGAAGAGGTGAAGAGAATCGCCGCCGCTTTCGAGGGGAAGACGTATACGGGCGGAGACACCCAGACGGGCGAAATCCTGGAGTGTGTTCGCGGCTGGTTCCGCGACGCGGCGGCCCAGGGGCGGGGACTGGTCAGCTACTATCACTGA
- a CDS encoding winged helix-turn-helix transcriptional regulator: protein MASSLNRTFNCPVELALEVLGGKWKVVMLARLKEGPLRYAELRRLTPRMSEKMLTQRLRELEEQGLIQRGTRPGTGKQVVYALTKRGESARPTLQALYDWGLRIADEVGAHIEAPRPARTAATRRNTA from the coding sequence ATGGCTTCTTCCCTGAATCGGACCTTCAACTGTCCCGTCGAGCTGGCGCTGGAGGTGCTTGGCGGCAAGTGGAAGGTCGTCATGCTCGCTCGGCTGAAGGAAGGTCCGCTGCGGTACGCGGAGCTGCGGCGGCTGACGCCGCGCATGAGCGAGAAGATGCTCACCCAGCGGCTGCGCGAGCTGGAGGAACAGGGGCTCATCCAGCGCGGCACGCGGCCGGGGACGGGGAAGCAGGTCGTCTACGCACTGACGAAGCGGGGCGAGTCTGCCCGCCCCACGCTCCAGGCGCTCTACGACTGGGGCCTGCGCATCGCCGACGAGGTCGGTGCCCACATCGAAGCACCGCGGCCGGCGCGTACGGCCGCTACACGGAGGAACACCGCATGA
- a CDS encoding class I SAM-dependent methyltransferase, translating to MSQDPPSPPVKSTRGEPSEGYGMSFSTLILIRLYAMLLDVLSRLGDLAVLLWRPRLLLPYLGLWLREARVSPYRLRRSFEVARLLQASGQTFNELMYGETPVHTALWLFWKAGLGKGGQLVDLGAGRGRTLLAARWLGAGARGVELLQAHVALAQGPLKRAGAELVAGDATQADLQDATHVFANWTALTPETRARLVERFRTCRPGTRILTVTRPVDAEGFTVLSRHRVLFTWGLEQVWIHEYRG from the coding sequence ATGTCCCAGGACCCTCCCAGCCCGCCGGTGAAGTCGACACGCGGCGAGCCGTCGGAGGGCTACGGCATGTCCTTCTCCACGCTCATCCTCATCCGCCTCTACGCGATGCTGCTGGACGTGCTCTCCCGGCTGGGAGACCTGGCGGTGCTGCTGTGGAGGCCCCGGCTCCTGCTGCCCTACCTGGGGCTGTGGCTGCGCGAGGCGCGCGTGTCTCCCTACCGGCTGCGGCGCTCCTTCGAGGTGGCGCGGCTGCTCCAGGCCAGCGGGCAGACCTTCAACGAGCTGATGTACGGCGAGACGCCGGTGCACACGGCGCTGTGGCTCTTCTGGAAGGCGGGGCTCGGGAAGGGCGGCCAGCTGGTGGACCTGGGCGCGGGACGTGGACGCACGCTGCTCGCGGCGCGGTGGCTGGGCGCCGGGGCGCGCGGGGTGGAGCTGTTGCAGGCCCATGTCGCGCTCGCGCAGGGGCCGCTGAAGCGCGCGGGCGCGGAGCTCGTCGCAGGTGACGCCACGCAGGCGGACCTCCAGGACGCCACCCACGTCTTCGCCAACTGGACGGCCCTCACCCCGGAGACACGGGCCCGGCTCGTCGAGCGCTTCCGCACCTGTCGCCCCGGCACGCGCATCCTCACCGTGACGCGGCCGGTGGACGCGGAAGGCTTCACCGTCCTCTCCCGCCACCGGGTGCTCTTCACCTGGGGGCTGGAGCAGGTGTGGATTCACGAGTACCGCGGCTGA
- a CDS encoding sigma 54-interacting transcriptional regulator yields MSRSLADVSTAAVPERSGGPREPRSVPALTVISHPLPRRVGERLLLDAVTAGRDVALTRNGPDFTRPGSALGQPLLDPFVSRKPLHFAPGAAPGRVRLTNSDGGTQVSIAGAPLQGTWELSPEELTAGVPLELGGRVVVLLHLTDLSEEGTVTDTLGMVGESTGVRRLRRHIERVADLDVPVLIRGETGTGKERVAQAIHQRSRRRDGKFLSVNLGAIPKELAAAELFGAQKGAYTGALQGREGFFRAAHGGTLFLDEVGEAPPEVQVMLLRVLETGELYPVGGSTPVSVDVRLVAATDANLEDQIRDGRFKAPLMHRLAGYDIRVPPLRERREDIGRLFLHFAREELEVIGEAHRLDNDDAYAEPWLPAPLAVRLVRFPWPGNIRQLRNLARQLVIGSRGQARLLVEPRMEQELADAAGVAPGKVMPAATVTSPAPAVSEPPGEAKAAPRRKASQLTEQELLASLRENDWDLKATAEALGIARPSLYDLIDKSPNLRTAGDVSAEEITRCFEECNADLDAMVRRLEVSRRALGRRLKELGLTPRNG; encoded by the coding sequence ATGTCCCGCTCACTCGCCGATGTCTCCACCGCCGCCGTCCCGGAACGGAGCGGCGGTCCCCGTGAGCCCCGCTCCGTCCCGGCGCTGACGGTCATCTCGCATCCCCTGCCCCGGCGCGTGGGCGAGCGGCTGCTGCTCGACGCCGTCACCGCTGGCAGGGACGTGGCCCTGACGCGCAATGGCCCGGACTTCACGCGGCCCGGCTCCGCGCTGGGCCAGCCGCTGCTGGACCCGTTCGTCAGCCGCAAGCCGCTGCACTTCGCTCCGGGCGCGGCGCCCGGCCGCGTGCGGCTGACGAACAGCGACGGAGGCACGCAGGTGAGCATCGCCGGAGCGCCGCTCCAGGGCACCTGGGAGCTGTCCCCCGAAGAGCTGACTGCGGGGGTGCCGCTGGAGCTGGGTGGACGCGTGGTGGTGCTGCTGCACCTGACGGACCTCAGCGAGGAGGGCACCGTCACGGACACGCTGGGCATGGTGGGCGAGAGCACGGGCGTGCGTCGCCTGCGCCGGCACATCGAGCGGGTGGCGGACCTGGACGTGCCGGTGCTCATCCGGGGCGAGACGGGCACGGGCAAGGAGCGCGTGGCGCAGGCCATCCACCAGCGCAGCCGGCGCCGTGACGGGAAGTTCCTCAGTGTGAATCTGGGCGCCATCCCCAAGGAGCTGGCCGCCGCCGAGCTGTTCGGCGCGCAAAAGGGCGCGTACACGGGCGCCCTGCAAGGCCGCGAGGGCTTCTTCCGCGCGGCGCACGGCGGCACGCTGTTCCTGGATGAAGTGGGCGAGGCCCCACCCGAGGTGCAGGTGATGCTCCTTCGGGTGTTGGAGACGGGCGAGCTGTACCCGGTGGGCGGCAGCACGCCGGTGAGCGTGGACGTGCGCCTGGTGGCCGCCACGGACGCGAACCTGGAGGACCAGATTCGGGATGGCCGCTTCAAGGCGCCGCTGATGCACCGGCTCGCGGGCTACGACATCCGCGTGCCCCCGCTGCGAGAGCGACGCGAGGACATCGGCCGGCTCTTCCTCCACTTCGCGCGCGAGGAGCTGGAGGTGATTGGCGAGGCCCACCGGCTGGACAACGACGACGCGTACGCGGAGCCCTGGCTGCCCGCGCCGCTCGCGGTGCGGCTGGTGCGTTTCCCGTGGCCGGGCAACATCCGCCAGCTGCGCAACCTGGCGCGGCAGCTCGTCATCGGAAGCCGGGGCCAGGCGCGGCTGCTCGTGGAGCCCCGAATGGAGCAGGAGCTGGCGGACGCCGCCGGAGTCGCTCCAGGCAAGGTGATGCCCGCCGCCACCGTGACGAGTCCCGCCCCGGCCGTCTCCGAACCACCCGGTGAAGCGAAGGCGGCACCACGCAGGAAGGCGTCGCAGCTCACGGAGCAGGAGCTGCTCGCCTCGCTGAGGGAGAACGACTGGGACCTCAAGGCGACGGCGGAGGCGCTCGGCATTGCCCGGCCCTCGCTGTACGACCTCATCGACAAGAGCCCGAACCTGCGCACCGCGGGCGACGTGAGCGCGGAGGAAATCACCCGCTGCTTCGAGGAGTGCAACGCCGACCTGGACGCGATGGTGCGCCGGCTGGAGGTGTCACGCCGCGCGCTGGGACGGAGGCTGAAGGAGCTGGGCCTCACGCCCCGGAACGGGTGA
- a CDS encoding putative quinol monooxygenase codes for MIVEYIRYTIPEPEADAFVASYTRAQASLQKSTHCLGWELSRCTEDATRFILRIQWDSAEGHMQGFRKSPEFAPFLAEIRPYIARIEEMRHYALTAVAGVKG; via the coding sequence ATGATTGTCGAGTACATCCGCTACACCATTCCTGAGCCCGAGGCGGACGCGTTCGTGGCGAGCTACACCCGCGCGCAGGCGTCGCTCCAGAAGTCGACGCACTGCCTCGGCTGGGAGCTGTCCCGCTGCACGGAGGATGCGACGCGCTTCATCCTCCGCATCCAGTGGGACTCGGCCGAGGGCCACATGCAGGGCTTCCGCAAGAGCCCGGAGTTCGCGCCCTTCCTCGCGGAGATTCGCCCGTACATCGCCCGCATCGAGGAGATGCGCCACTACGCGCTCACGGCCGTCGCGGGGGTGAAGGGCTGA
- the epsA gene encoding exopolysaccharide biosynthesis glycosyltransferase EpsA yields the protein MNAASPSTSSFTTGRPRLRIGQLAIDQLTFEDAIREIGRLVDLHQGGYVFTANVDHVVLAEDNVQFREAYSRATISVVDGMPIVWASKAMDVSLPERIAGSDLILPLMQVGAERKWRVYLMGAGPGVAEKVANIVREKYGIEVVGWDSPMVRLDAGDAQNDPIVAKIREKDPHLLLVALGSPKQEVWISQVSHKLGPTVAIGIGAGFDFIAGTAKRAPQWISRAGFEWLYRLVNEPKRLWRRYILNDSRFATILLREFWQRTGGKPE from the coding sequence ATGAACGCCGCCTCCCCTTCGACGTCCTCCTTCACCACCGGCCGGCCGCGCCTGCGCATCGGCCAGCTCGCCATCGACCAGCTCACCTTCGAGGACGCCATCCGCGAGATTGGCCGACTCGTCGACCTGCACCAGGGCGGCTACGTCTTCACCGCCAACGTGGACCACGTGGTGCTCGCCGAGGACAACGTCCAGTTCCGCGAGGCGTACTCTCGCGCCACGATTTCCGTCGTGGATGGCATGCCGATTGTCTGGGCCTCGAAGGCCATGGACGTGTCGCTGCCGGAGCGGATTGCCGGCTCGGACCTCATCCTCCCGCTGATGCAGGTGGGCGCCGAGCGGAAGTGGCGCGTGTACCTGATGGGCGCGGGCCCGGGTGTGGCGGAGAAGGTGGCCAACATCGTCCGCGAGAAGTACGGGATTGAGGTGGTGGGCTGGGACTCGCCCATGGTCCGCCTGGACGCGGGCGACGCGCAGAACGACCCGATTGTCGCGAAGATTCGCGAGAAGGACCCGCACCTGCTCCTCGTGGCGCTCGGCAGCCCGAAGCAGGAGGTGTGGATTTCGCAGGTGTCCCACAAGCTGGGGCCCACCGTGGCGATTGGGATTGGCGCCGGGTTCGACTTCATCGCCGGGACGGCGAAGCGTGCTCCGCAGTGGATTTCGCGCGCGGGGTTCGAGTGGCTGTACCGCCTGGTCAATGAGCCGAAGCGACTGTGGCGGCGGTACATCCTGAATGACTCGCGCTTCGCCACGATTCTGCTGCGCGAGTTCTGGCAGCGGACGGGTGGCAAGCCGGAGTAG
- a CDS encoding VOC family protein, translated as MVEFSGPPRKQPWGTYVTFKDPDGNQFVLSSR; from the coding sequence GTGGTGGAGTTCTCCGGGCCGCCGCGGAAGCAGCCCTGGGGCACCTACGTGACGTTCAAGGACCCGGACGGCAACCAGTTCGTCCTCTCGTCGCGCTGA
- a CDS encoding serine/threonine-protein kinase, whose protein sequence is MKATAGRGVDPLLSVQVGEYVIQERIGEGGMGVVYRASHPLIGKEVAIKVLRPELVSEQQVERLLIEARSVNAIRHPGIIDIFGFGKLPDGRPYITMELLQGVTLGDLIRQQERLDVGTTVWVLDQMLAALGAAHRAGVVHRDLKPGNVFLAGSVEGARTIKLVDFGIAKILQAHDGPTTVDGSILGTPEFMSPEQIRGKPVGPATDLYAVGVMAFQMLTGARPFNGEPLQILFAHVEQQPPLPSSRVPGIPSELDTLILHLLAKDPALRPESAEAVRQTLKRIPVSQPELTRSLARLPEATLTLASAAESETTRTTPSMEVPRTFPSVSVPAPVSVPAPVSVPAPASGQWRRAVVGAVLLAGLGGGAFFLWPSRVPRSAPEPAPVSAVTAPVAGVAPPPPVVVAAKPEEAAPTQEQEAIAPDAQTPPVAEVAAEVSPTVDPEGQPSRTEEASRAGTASKLALKSKQQREGALRKSALPPTSEVAVGPDPALDEVHAAAVAPPPEEPRAPVLPRDGRQPSDARLARRLSQLETQYQQQAAGRDSSRELARELVRLHGAAVKATTATERMDVQRGLDAWQQRLRQPSMPQKPQPLQATPVETPAPKPVVQEYAPPAPTSGKTAQERVKDLQLGLVREIDEAERWLRARVGDAANGSQAVADLQRLRQRAQTAVTAQERTALRNELSAWKRLRERAGSGAASESH, encoded by the coding sequence ATGAAGGCCACAGCCGGTCGCGGTGTGGATCCACTGCTGTCGGTGCAGGTTGGCGAGTACGTCATCCAGGAGCGCATCGGCGAGGGAGGCATGGGCGTCGTCTACCGCGCCAGCCATCCGCTCATCGGCAAGGAGGTCGCCATCAAGGTGCTGCGGCCGGAGCTCGTCTCCGAGCAACAGGTGGAGCGGCTGCTCATCGAGGCCCGCTCGGTGAATGCCATCCGGCACCCGGGCATCATCGACATCTTCGGCTTCGGCAAGCTCCCAGATGGCCGGCCCTACATCACCATGGAGCTCCTCCAGGGCGTGACGCTGGGCGACCTCATCCGCCAGCAGGAACGGCTGGACGTGGGCACGACGGTCTGGGTTCTCGACCAGATGCTCGCCGCGCTCGGGGCCGCGCACCGGGCCGGCGTGGTCCACCGTGACTTGAAGCCGGGCAACGTGTTCCTCGCGGGCTCCGTGGAGGGCGCGCGCACCATCAAGCTGGTGGACTTCGGCATCGCCAAGATTCTGCAGGCCCATGACGGGCCCACCACCGTCGACGGCTCCATCCTCGGGACGCCGGAGTTCATGTCCCCCGAGCAGATTCGCGGCAAGCCCGTGGGCCCGGCGACGGACCTCTACGCCGTGGGCGTCATGGCGTTCCAGATGCTCACCGGCGCGCGGCCGTTCAACGGCGAGCCCCTGCAGATCCTCTTCGCGCACGTCGAGCAACAGCCACCGCTGCCCTCCTCGCGGGTGCCGGGGATTCCTTCCGAGCTCGACACGCTGATCCTCCATCTGCTGGCGAAGGACCCCGCCCTGCGGCCCGAGTCGGCGGAGGCCGTGCGGCAGACGCTGAAGCGCATTCCTGTTTCCCAGCCCGAGCTCACGCGGTCCCTCGCGCGGCTGCCCGAGGCCACCCTCACCCTCGCGAGTGCGGCGGAGAGTGAGACGACGCGCACGACGCCCTCCATGGAGGTGCCCCGGACGTTTCCTTCTGTTTCTGTTCCTGCCCCTGTGTCTGTTCCTGCCCCTGTTTCTGTTCCTGCCCCTGCATCCGGGCAGTGGCGGCGGGCAGTCGTCGGGGCGGTACTGCTCGCGGGGTTGGGTGGGGGTGCGTTCTTCCTCTGGCCCTCGCGGGTTCCGCGCTCTGCTCCCGAGCCGGCCCCTGTCAGCGCGGTGACCGCACCGGTGGCAGGGGTCGCTCCGCCGCCGCCCGTGGTCGTCGCGGCGAAGCCCGAGGAGGCGGCTCCCACTCAAGAGCAGGAGGCCATTGCTCCTGATGCCCAGACGCCGCCTGTCGCGGAGGTTGCCGCGGAGGTATCGCCTACGGTGGATCCGGAGGGGCAGCCCTCCAGAACGGAGGAGGCTTCTCGCGCGGGCACGGCGTCGAAGCTCGCGCTCAAGAGCAAGCAGCAGCGCGAAGGTGCCCTACGCAAGTCCGCCTTGCCCCCGACGTCCGAAGTCGCGGTGGGCCCGGACCCCGCCTTGGACGAGGTGCATGCGGCGGCGGTCGCTCCTCCTCCAGAGGAACCCCGGGCCCCCGTGCTTCCTCGCGACGGACGGCAGCCCTCGGACGCGCGGCTCGCGCGACGGCTAAGCCAGTTGGAGACGCAGTACCAGCAACAGGCGGCAGGGCGCGACTCGTCACGGGAGCTTGCTCGTGAGCTGGTGAGACTCCACGGGGCCGCGGTGAAGGCGACCACCGCCACCGAGCGCATGGATGTGCAGCGAGGACTGGATGCGTGGCAGCAACGCCTGCGACAGCCCTCCATGCCGCAGAAGCCACAGCCCCTGCAGGCGACTCCGGTGGAGACCCCGGCTCCCAAGCCCGTGGTGCAGGAGTACGCACCTCCGGCGCCTACCTCCGGCAAGACGGCCCAGGAGCGCGTGAAGGACCTTCAGCTGGGACTGGTCCGCGAGATTGACGAGGCCGAACGGTGGCTGCGTGCCAGGGTGGGTGACGCGGCCAATGGCTCGCAGGCAGTGGCGGACCTCCAGCGGCTCCGCCAGCGAGCGCAGACCGCAGTCACCGCCCAGGAGCGAACCGCCCTCCGGAATGAGCTCTCCGCGTGGAAGCGGCTGCGTGAGCGCGCTGGGAGCGGAGCTGCCTCCGAGAGCCACTGA